A window of the Motilibacter rhizosphaerae genome harbors these coding sequences:
- a CDS encoding LacI family DNA-binding transcriptional regulator, whose amino-acid sequence MPSRVTIADVAARAGVSKGAVSYALNGKPGLTDATRQRILSAADDLGWRPSSRARALSDGRALALGLVVARPPQLLGADPFFPAFIAGVETSLAEVGQSLVLQVVLDEEREEAGYRRLARDRTVDGVFLLDLRVHDARIPLLRELGMPAVTLNRPTSPSPFPAVCVSQTRGIEEVVDLLVGLGHRRIAHVSGPRDLAHAEARRGALSDALARHGLEPAAVLEGDFSAPSGAEQTRRLLAAGTRVTAVVYANDLMAVAGMATLSDAGLRVPEDVSVTGFDDTLLAAYARPGLTTVATDALTWGRQAALTLLQLVEHGHADDVVLEPTRLVRRTSVAPAP is encoded by the coding sequence ATGCCCTCCCGGGTGACGATCGCGGACGTCGCGGCGCGCGCCGGCGTCAGCAAGGGCGCGGTCTCGTACGCGCTCAACGGCAAGCCCGGCCTCACGGACGCCACGCGGCAGCGGATCCTGTCCGCCGCGGACGACCTCGGCTGGCGGCCGAGCTCCCGCGCCAGGGCCCTGTCCGACGGGCGCGCGCTCGCGCTGGGCCTCGTCGTCGCGCGGCCGCCGCAGCTGCTCGGTGCGGACCCCTTCTTCCCGGCCTTCATCGCCGGCGTCGAGACCTCGCTCGCGGAGGTCGGCCAGTCGCTCGTGCTGCAGGTCGTCCTCGACGAGGAGCGCGAGGAGGCGGGCTACCGCCGCCTCGCCCGCGACCGCACGGTCGACGGGGTGTTCCTGCTCGACCTGCGCGTCCACGACGCCCGCATCCCGCTGCTGCGCGAGCTCGGCATGCCGGCCGTCACCCTCAACCGGCCCACGTCGCCGAGTCCCTTCCCGGCCGTCTGCGTGAGCCAGACCCGCGGCATCGAGGAGGTCGTCGACCTGCTGGTCGGGCTCGGGCACCGGCGCATCGCCCACGTCTCCGGGCCCCGGGACCTCGCGCACGCCGAGGCACGGCGCGGCGCCCTCAGCGACGCGCTCGCCCGGCACGGGCTCGAGCCGGCTGCGGTGCTCGAGGGCGACTTCTCCGCCCCGAGCGGCGCGGAGCAGACCCGCCGCCTGCTCGCCGCCGGCACCCGCGTCACCGCGGTCGTCTACGCCAACGACCTCATGGCCGTCGCCGGCATGGCGACCCTGTCCGACGCCGGCCTGCGCGTCCCCGAGGACGTCTCGGTGACCGGCTTCGACGACACCCTGCTCGCGGCGTACGCGCGCCCCGGGCTCACGACCGTCGCGACCGACGCCCTCACCTGGGGGCGGCAGGCCGCGCTCACCCTGCTCCAGCTCGTCGAGCACGGGCACGCCGACGACGTCGTGCTCGAGCCCACCCGCCTCGTCCGGCGCACCTCGGTGGCACCCGCGCCCTAG
- a CDS encoding extracellular solute-binding protein, which yields MKRTTRTCSALALVAVLTAACGSQGSVGSPTARGPITIWYSNNEQEIDWGKAMVAEWNSSHPNEHITAQEIPAGKSSEEVIHAAIIAGNTPCLVLNTAPSAVAQFQREGGLVPLDDFPDGVQYATARTGATVQQYKSADGKLYQLPWKTNPVMLFYNKKVFAKAGLDPDHPQLQTYAQVLAAARTLKQKGGVKAAIWPAPSNEYFQSWFDFYPLFAAATGGQQLLKGDTPQFDSPQGLAVAQFYRTLYDEGLAPRETYNGDSFAEGKAAMSFAGPWAVAAYKGKVDWGAVPVPTPTGEPADQVHTFSDAKNIAIYSACKNQATAWDVAKFATSPEQDGKLLQMTGQMPLRQGLTSAYASYFEKNPAYKDFASAASRTVEVPNTLNSTAVWQAFRDEWGRGVIFGKESPQQDLSKAARKISTTVTKS from the coding sequence ATGAAGCGAACGACCCGTACGTGCAGCGCCCTCGCCCTCGTGGCCGTCCTCACGGCCGCCTGCGGCAGCCAAGGCTCGGTCGGCTCACCGACCGCCCGCGGTCCCATCACGATCTGGTACTCGAACAACGAGCAGGAGATCGACTGGGGCAAGGCGATGGTCGCGGAGTGGAACTCCAGCCACCCCAACGAGCACATCACCGCGCAGGAGATCCCCGCCGGCAAGAGCTCCGAGGAGGTCATCCACGCGGCGATCATCGCGGGCAACACGCCCTGCCTCGTCCTCAACACCGCACCCTCCGCGGTCGCGCAGTTCCAGCGCGAGGGCGGGCTCGTCCCGCTCGACGACTTCCCCGACGGTGTCCAGTACGCGACCGCGCGCACGGGAGCAACCGTGCAGCAGTACAAGAGCGCCGACGGCAAGCTCTACCAGCTGCCGTGGAAGACCAACCCGGTCATGCTGTTCTACAACAAGAAGGTCTTCGCGAAGGCCGGCCTCGATCCGGACCACCCGCAGCTCCAGACGTACGCGCAGGTGCTCGCCGCCGCGCGCACGCTCAAGCAGAAGGGCGGCGTGAAGGCGGCGATCTGGCCGGCCCCGAGCAACGAGTACTTCCAGTCGTGGTTCGACTTCTACCCGCTGTTCGCGGCGGCGACCGGCGGGCAGCAGCTGCTCAAGGGGGACACCCCGCAGTTCGACTCGCCGCAGGGACTGGCGGTGGCGCAGTTCTACCGCACGCTCTACGACGAGGGCCTGGCGCCGCGCGAGACCTACAACGGCGACAGCTTCGCCGAGGGCAAGGCCGCGATGTCCTTCGCCGGCCCGTGGGCGGTCGCGGCGTACAAGGGCAAGGTCGACTGGGGCGCCGTCCCGGTGCCGACGCCCACGGGCGAACCCGCCGACCAGGTGCACACGTTCTCGGACGCGAAGAACATCGCGATCTACTCCGCGTGCAAGAACCAGGCGACGGCGTGGGACGTCGCGAAGTTCGCCACCAGCCCGGAGCAGGACGGCAAGCTGCTCCAGATGACGGGGCAGATGCCGCTGCGCCAGGGGCTGACGAGCGCCTACGCCTCCTACTTCGAGAAGAACCCCGCGTACAAGGACTTCGCCTCCGCGGCGTCGCGCACCGTCGAGGTGCCCAACACGCTCAACTCGACGGCGGTGTGGCAGGCGTTCCGCGACGAGTGGGGCAGGGGCGTCATCTTCGGCAAGGAGTCGCCGCAGCAGGACCTGAGCAAGGCCGCCAGGAAGATCTCTACCACCGTCACGAAGTCCTGA
- a CDS encoding carbohydrate ABC transporter permease, protein MSRVEHAPSLTKHRLQVLHSHEPRASKGRRLSGGRAGRQPIGAVFSLPYVAFLAVVFAYPLGSAVWISLHDYFFAAPGAKVSRPWVGLENYRAALSDPAVHSAFLHVLVFLVINVPLTVVLSLVLASALNAAIPFRSFFRTSYYLPYVTASVAVVGVWLFLFSSDGIVNKGLGGLAPNPSWLVNEHLAMPVIAVFVTWKQLGFFILLYLAALQNVPKELYESASVDGASRLQAFRSVTVPGVRPATTLVVILATITGANLFTEPYLLTGEGGPNGASTTPVLLMYQKGLEQTDPDIAAAIGVILVIGVLLLAGLQRLLLERNDAR, encoded by the coding sequence ATGTCCAGAGTCGAGCACGCACCCTCGCTCACCAAGCACCGCCTGCAGGTCCTCCACTCCCACGAGCCGAGAGCGAGCAAGGGCCGCCGCCTCTCCGGCGGGCGTGCCGGCCGGCAGCCCATCGGCGCGGTCTTCTCCCTGCCGTACGTCGCCTTCCTCGCCGTCGTCTTCGCCTACCCGCTCGGCTCGGCGGTCTGGATCTCGCTGCACGACTACTTCTTCGCCGCCCCCGGCGCGAAGGTGTCCCGCCCCTGGGTCGGCCTCGAGAACTACCGCGCCGCGCTGAGCGACCCCGCAGTGCACAGCGCCTTCCTGCACGTGCTCGTGTTCCTCGTCATCAACGTTCCGCTGACGGTGGTCCTCTCGCTCGTCCTCGCGAGCGCGCTCAACGCCGCCATCCCGTTCCGGTCGTTCTTCCGCACGAGCTACTACCTGCCCTACGTCACGGCGAGCGTCGCGGTGGTCGGCGTCTGGCTCTTCCTCTTCAGCTCCGACGGCATCGTCAACAAGGGCCTCGGTGGCCTGGCGCCCAACCCCTCCTGGCTCGTCAACGAGCACCTCGCGATGCCGGTCATCGCGGTGTTCGTGACGTGGAAGCAGCTCGGCTTCTTCATCCTGCTCTACCTCGCCGCGCTGCAGAACGTGCCGAAGGAGCTCTACGAGAGCGCCTCGGTCGACGGAGCCTCGCGCTTGCAGGCCTTCCGGTCGGTGACGGTCCCCGGCGTACGCCCCGCGACGACGCTCGTCGTCATCCTCGCGACCATCACCGGCGCGAACCTCTTCACCGAACCGTACCTCCTCACCGGCGAGGGCGGTCCGAACGGCGCGTCCACGACGCCCGTGCTGCTGATGTACCAGAAGGGCCTCGAGCAGACCGACCCCGACATCGCCGCCGCGATCGGCGTGATCCTCGTCATCGGCGTGCTGCTGCTCGCCGGCCTCCAGCGCCTGCTCCTCGAGAGGAACGATGCCCGATGA
- a CDS encoding carbohydrate ABC transporter permease produces MRGSTGGRATRLVLLAIGAVVFLFPFYYMIVGALQRKHDTSLSGIIPWPHNLTLGNFSQIDGRIHLWRSLLNSGIVTGSVLLLTLVFGVLVGYALAQLEFRGRGTVFALVLLAQVIPFQLLLVPLYVLIVRDYGLADNYLGMILPFAINSTAVFVFRQYFLQVPKDLFDAARIDGAGEVAVLWRVAVPLVRPAILTALLLTFIGPWNEFLWPFLVTKDQDLQPLAVSLANYISSVAASAANPYGAILAGACVLAAPAVVLFVAFQRHFTSTDIGSGVKG; encoded by the coding sequence ATGCGCGGCTCGACCGGCGGGCGGGCGACCCGCCTGGTGCTGCTCGCGATCGGTGCCGTGGTCTTCCTCTTCCCCTTCTACTACATGATCGTCGGCGCCCTGCAGCGCAAGCACGACACCTCGCTCTCCGGCATCATCCCGTGGCCGCACAACCTGACGCTGGGCAACTTCTCGCAGATCGACGGGCGCATCCACCTGTGGCGCAGCCTGCTCAACTCCGGGATCGTCACCGGCTCGGTGCTGCTGCTGACGCTCGTCTTCGGCGTGCTGGTGGGCTACGCCCTGGCCCAGCTGGAGTTCCGCGGGCGAGGCACGGTCTTCGCACTCGTGCTGCTGGCGCAGGTCATCCCGTTCCAGCTGTTGCTGGTGCCGCTCTACGTGCTCATCGTCCGCGACTACGGGCTGGCCGACAACTACCTCGGCATGATCCTGCCCTTCGCCATCAACTCGACGGCGGTGTTCGTCTTCCGCCAGTACTTCCTGCAGGTGCCGAAGGACCTCTTCGACGCCGCGCGCATCGACGGCGCCGGTGAGGTGGCCGTCCTGTGGCGGGTGGCCGTCCCCCTCGTGCGCCCCGCCATCCTCACCGCGCTCCTGCTGACGTTCATCGGCCCGTGGAACGAGTTCCTCTGGCCCTTCCTCGTGACGAAGGACCAGGACCTGCAGCCGCTGGCCGTCTCCCTGGCGAACTACATCAGCAGCGTGGCGGCGTCGGCCGCCAACCCGTACGGCGCGATCCTCGCCGGCGCCTGCGTCCTCGCAGCGCCCGCCGTCGTGCTCTTCGTGGCCTTCCAGCGCCACTTCACCTCCACCGACATCGGCTCCGGCGTGAAGGGCTGA
- a CDS encoding glycoside hydrolase family 130 protein: protein MTTATSTLPWTLTRLGVVMTPDPAEPHEHEGVLNPATAHEPDGTLYLLPRLVAEGNVSRIGLARVVVEDGVPVGVQREGFVLAPDEGWERGLTNAGVEDPRVTWVPALGLHVMTYVAYGPLGPRLALAVSSGARRWRRLGPVTYAYQPSLDTDLGLFPNKDAVFFPEPVPGPGGRECFAVLHRPMWDLGWFREGEGVHLPAGVDDERPGIWISYVPVEDVQRDLSALTHWRDHRLVAMPEAPFEELKIGAGPPPLRVEEGWLLVHHGVTGEQPKGFDPTTQKVEYAAGCMLLDAADPSRVLARSSEPVLAPETAEERAGTVPNVVFPTAWAEIEGTHFVFYGMADSAIGVARLDRRAS from the coding sequence ATGACCACTGCGACCTCGACCCTCCCCTGGACCCTCACGCGACTCGGCGTCGTCATGACACCGGACCCTGCAGAACCCCATGAGCACGAGGGGGTCCTCAACCCCGCGACGGCGCACGAGCCGGACGGCACGCTCTACCTGCTCCCCCGCCTCGTCGCGGAGGGCAACGTCTCCCGCATCGGGCTCGCCCGGGTCGTCGTCGAGGACGGCGTCCCCGTGGGAGTGCAGCGCGAGGGCTTCGTCCTCGCGCCTGACGAGGGATGGGAGCGCGGGCTGACCAACGCCGGCGTGGAGGACCCGCGCGTCACGTGGGTCCCTGCGCTCGGGCTGCACGTCATGACCTACGTCGCGTACGGGCCGCTCGGCCCCCGGCTCGCGCTCGCCGTCTCGAGCGGTGCCCGCCGCTGGCGGCGTCTCGGGCCGGTGACGTACGCGTACCAGCCCTCGCTGGACACCGACCTCGGGCTGTTCCCCAACAAGGACGCGGTGTTCTTCCCCGAGCCGGTGCCCGGCCCCGGCGGCCGCGAGTGCTTCGCCGTGCTGCACCGCCCGATGTGGGACCTCGGCTGGTTCCGCGAGGGCGAGGGCGTCCACCTCCCCGCCGGGGTGGACGACGAGCGGCCCGGCATCTGGATCTCGTACGTGCCGGTGGAGGACGTCCAGCGCGACCTCTCCGCGCTCACCCACTGGCGCGACCACCGGCTCGTCGCGATGCCGGAAGCGCCCTTCGAGGAGCTGAAGATCGGCGCCGGCCCGCCGCCGCTCCGCGTCGAGGAGGGCTGGCTGCTCGTCCACCACGGGGTGACCGGCGAGCAGCCGAAGGGATTCGACCCGACCACGCAGAAGGTGGAGTACGCCGCCGGCTGCATGCTGCTCGACGCCGCGGACCCGTCGCGGGTGCTGGCGCGCAGCAGCGAGCCCGTGCTCGCCCCCGAGACCGCCGAGGAGCGCGCGGGCACGGTGCCCAACGTCGTCTTCCCGACGGCGTGGGCGGAGATCGAGGGCACGCACTTCGTGTTCTACGGCATGGCCGACTCCGCGATCGGCGTCGCCCGGCTCGACCGGCGCGCGTCATGA
- a CDS encoding substrate-binding domain-containing protein — protein sequence MLVGRDGLVRRMLAAGPAVALLAGLGAALPAQPAAADGYRSITGSGSSWAASAVQEWISEVRSAGLSVNYNSNGSSAGRMDFRDGVVDFAVSDLPYGFDPTEPAPVAGSYAYVPLAAGATALMYHLEIGGRLYDGLRLDGRTLADIFTGGISWWDDPRIAASNPGVGLPHRRVIAVARADYSAATAQLTAWMASEYPGTWAAYCARIGRTQCGATALYPFADGTYFAAQDSAVGSAEYVKENDGTIAYGEDLYARMAQYPVVKLLNSAGYYVSPTAGAASIALTGATVGVDPSAPGYPVTDQTGVWRNPDPRAYPLAGWTSMVVPTTTHDHVTTDAGHSLAAFATYAVCAGQQHVDQYGYAPLSRTLVEAGLQQIARIPGADDPITLANCTGSLDPTQTAPMPDPCDKAGAVCGGVGGTVPTPTPTLTPTPASTPQPTPTLTPTPTPTPTPTPTPTPTPTPTPTPTPTPTPTPTPSFVQTVVVADQSPAPTMVHSPAISGRALVGARISCSATFSGARSVSYAWVTRTGGSAGSGRARTLTTRDLGRSLACRVTATSAGGSVEATSAPVRVGPALLPLRSRPRILGRAAVGRTLTASRAVFAPASGRLSYQWFRDGQPVAGARRAAYVVMSADRGHRLRVVETGSRRGWTAHAVSSSAVRVG from the coding sequence GTGCTGGTGGGACGCGACGGGTTGGTGCGGCGGATGCTGGCGGCGGGGCCTGCGGTCGCCCTGCTCGCGGGGCTGGGAGCGGCGCTGCCTGCACAGCCTGCCGCTGCTGACGGGTACCGGTCGATCACGGGGTCGGGGTCGAGCTGGGCGGCGTCCGCGGTCCAGGAGTGGATCAGCGAGGTCCGCTCCGCCGGCTTGAGCGTCAACTACAACTCCAACGGCTCCTCCGCGGGCAGGATGGACTTCCGCGACGGCGTCGTCGACTTCGCCGTCTCGGACCTCCCCTACGGCTTCGACCCGACCGAGCCGGCACCGGTCGCGGGCAGCTACGCCTACGTCCCGCTGGCCGCTGGTGCGACCGCCCTCATGTACCACCTGGAGATCGGCGGCCGGCTGTACGACGGGCTTCGGCTCGACGGCCGGACGCTCGCGGACATCTTCACCGGTGGCATCAGCTGGTGGGACGACCCGCGCATCGCGGCGAGCAACCCGGGGGTCGGGCTCCCGCACCGCAGGGTGATCGCCGTGGCTCGCGCGGACTACTCCGCCGCCACCGCGCAGCTCACCGCGTGGATGGCAAGCGAGTACCCGGGGACGTGGGCCGCGTACTGCGCGCGGATCGGTCGCACGCAGTGCGGGGCCACGGCGCTCTACCCGTTCGCGGACGGGACGTACTTCGCCGCGCAGGACAGTGCTGTCGGGAGCGCGGAGTACGTCAAGGAGAACGACGGCACCATCGCCTACGGCGAGGACCTGTACGCCCGGATGGCGCAGTACCCGGTCGTGAAGCTGCTCAACAGCGCGGGGTACTACGTGAGCCCGACTGCCGGAGCCGCGTCCATCGCCCTCACCGGCGCGACGGTCGGCGTCGACCCGAGCGCCCCGGGATACCCCGTGACGGACCAGACGGGGGTGTGGCGCAACCCCGACCCGCGCGCGTACCCGCTGGCCGGCTGGACCTCGATGGTCGTGCCGACGACCACCCATGACCACGTCACGACGGACGCGGGCCACAGCCTCGCGGCGTTCGCCACCTACGCCGTCTGCGCGGGTCAGCAGCACGTGGACCAGTACGGCTACGCCCCCCTCTCCCGCACCCTGGTCGAGGCAGGGCTGCAGCAGATCGCGCGCATCCCCGGCGCGGACGACCCGATCACCCTGGCGAACTGCACGGGCTCGCTCGACCCCACGCAGACCGCGCCGATGCCGGACCCGTGCGACAAGGCGGGCGCCGTCTGCGGCGGGGTCGGCGGGACGGTGCCCACGCCCACGCCGACCCTCACGCCCACGCCCGCGTCGACCCCCCAGCCGACGCCGACGCTCACCCCGACCCCGACCCCGACCCCGACCCCGACCCCGACCCCGACGCCCACGCCGACGCCCACGCCCACGCCCACGCCCACGCCCACGCCCACGCCCACGCCGAGCTTCGTGCAGACCGTCGTCGTGGCAGACCAGTCCCCCGCGCCGACGATGGTGCACAGCCCGGCGATCAGCGGCCGCGCCCTCGTGGGCGCGCGCATCAGCTGCTCGGCGACCTTCTCCGGCGCCCGCAGCGTCTCCTACGCCTGGGTCACGAGGACCGGCGGTTCGGCAGGGAGCGGTCGCGCCCGCACCCTCACCACGCGGGACCTCGGCCGGTCCCTCGCCTGCCGCGTCACGGCGACGAGTGCCGGCGGGTCCGTGGAGGCGACCAGCGCTCCGGTGCGGGTCGGCCCAGCGCTGCTGCCCCTGCGCAGCCGGCCGCGGATCCTCGGGCGTGCGGCCGTCGGCAGGACCCTCACAGCGAGCCGGGCGGTCTTCGCGCCTGCCTCAGGGCGTCTGTCGTACCAGTGGTTCCGCGATGGGCAGCCTGTCGCGGGTGCGCGCCGCGCGGCGTACGTCGTCATGAGCGCCGACCGCGGGCACCGGCTGAGGGTGGTGGAGACCGGCTCGCGGCGAGGCTGGACCGCGCACGCCGTGTCGAGTAGCGCCGTACGCGTCGGCTGA
- a CDS encoding DUF1905 domain-containing protein: MTVFRTTLEPTGGNNVGIVVPEEVVLAFDRGKRVPVVVTIDGGYTYRTRIGVMGGRYLVSFNAETRKQTGRGAGDEVEVELVVDPDR, translated from the coding sequence ATGACGGTCTTCCGCACCACGCTCGAGCCCACGGGCGGCAACAACGTCGGCATCGTCGTGCCGGAGGAGGTCGTGCTGGCCTTCGACCGCGGCAAGCGCGTGCCGGTCGTCGTGACGATCGACGGCGGCTACACGTACCGGACGAGGATCGGCGTCATGGGCGGGCGCTACCTCGTGTCGTTCAACGCCGAGACCCGCAAGCAGACCGGCCGCGGCGCGGGTGACGAGGTCGAGGTAGAGCTGGTCGTCGACCCCGACAGGTGA
- a CDS encoding GntP family permease → MSSRLLAADQAAGSDTRLVLAALVGIALIILLITLLKLHPFLSLTVGALVTAAVAGSGLPAGLASYTKGFGATTASVGILVALGAMLGRLLVDSGGAAQIVDTLVGRAGPRLLPWAMGLVGALIGLPMFFEIGLVLLMPVIVLVARRTEQPLMRVAVPAIAGLSAMHGFVPPHPGPLAAIGLLKADLGLTLGLGILVAVPALVLAGPVFSSVAVRLAPVGAPELFSSGDDGSEDNPDAATGEPATRPERRPSFPVTLATVLLPVVLMLARSLADILQDDKGAMPRKALDFIGDPTVALLIGVLVAMWTFGFSLGLDRARTNAVLERSLAPIVGILLIVAAGGGFKQVLVDSGISKTISGWVEGSSISTLFLAWLIAVALRLATGSATVATTTAAGILAPAGAHLSSSHLSLLVLAIGAGSLFFSHVNDAGFWLVKQFLGLSVAQTFKTWSILETILSVVGIVVVLVLSVVV, encoded by the coding sequence ATGTCCAGCCGACTGCTCGCCGCCGACCAGGCGGCGGGCTCCGACACGCGCCTCGTCCTGGCCGCGCTCGTCGGCATCGCGCTGATCATCCTGCTGATCACGCTGCTGAAGCTCCACCCGTTCCTCAGCCTGACCGTGGGCGCGCTCGTCACCGCGGCTGTGGCCGGGAGCGGCCTGCCGGCGGGGCTGGCGAGCTACACGAAGGGCTTCGGCGCCACGACCGCGAGCGTCGGCATCCTCGTCGCGCTCGGCGCGATGCTCGGCAGGCTCCTCGTCGACTCCGGCGGAGCCGCGCAGATCGTCGACACGCTCGTCGGGCGGGCCGGACCACGGCTGCTGCCCTGGGCGATGGGCCTGGTCGGTGCGCTCATCGGCCTGCCGATGTTCTTCGAGATCGGCCTCGTGCTGCTCATGCCGGTGATCGTGCTGGTCGCGAGGCGTACGGAGCAGCCGCTGATGCGCGTCGCGGTCCCCGCCATCGCCGGCCTGTCGGCCATGCACGGGTTCGTGCCGCCGCACCCGGGTCCGCTCGCTGCGATCGGCCTGCTGAAGGCCGACCTCGGCCTGACGCTGGGCCTCGGCATCCTCGTGGCGGTCCCGGCGCTCGTCCTGGCCGGCCCGGTCTTCTCGAGCGTGGCGGTGCGCCTGGCGCCCGTCGGCGCTCCCGAGCTCTTCTCCTCAGGCGACGACGGGTCCGAGGACAACCCCGACGCGGCGACCGGCGAGCCGGCGACCCGGCCCGAGCGCCGCCCGTCGTTCCCCGTCACGCTCGCGACTGTGCTGCTGCCGGTGGTCCTCATGCTGGCACGCTCGCTCGCGGACATCCTGCAGGACGACAAGGGCGCCATGCCGCGCAAGGCGCTCGACTTCATCGGCGACCCGACCGTCGCCCTGCTGATCGGCGTGCTGGTGGCGATGTGGACGTTCGGCTTCTCCCTCGGGCTGGACCGGGCGCGCACGAACGCCGTCCTGGAGCGCTCGCTCGCCCCGATCGTCGGGATCCTGCTCATCGTGGCCGCCGGCGGCGGCTTCAAGCAGGTGCTGGTGGACAGCGGGATCTCGAAGACCATCTCGGGCTGGGTCGAGGGCAGCAGCATCTCGACGCTGTTCCTCGCCTGGCTCATCGCCGTCGCCCTGCGGCTCGCGACGGGGTCGGCCACGGTCGCGACGACGACCGCTGCAGGCATCCTCGCCCCGGCCGGGGCGCACCTCTCGAGCTCGCACCTCTCGCTTCTGGTGCTCGCGATCGGGGCGGGGTCGCTGTTCTTCTCGCACGTGAACGACGCGGGGTTCTGGCTCGTCAAGCAGTTCCTGGGGCTGAGCGTCGCGCAGACGTTCAAGACGTGGTCGATCCTCGAGACGATCCTCTCGGTGGTCGGGATCGTCGTGGTGCTGGTGCTGTCGGTCGTGGTGTAG
- a CDS encoding lipid II:glycine glycyltransferase FemX encodes MLVRPVLRDEHLAFVAERGSASFLQLPSWAGVKTEWGSESLGWFDDAGVLRGVGLVLHRRLPRLGRSLAYLPEGPVLDWAAVAADPAAWLDPLVAHLRRKGAFGVRMGPPVVTRRWGADVLKAAIAAGGAGQLADVVPTSVDALGTQLTTALRAAGWRAPQSGHGFRAGQPQYVFQLPLAGRTEDDVLRGFNQLWRRNIKKAEKAGVTVETGTTADLPAFHALYVETARRDGFTPRPLAYFERMFRAMDDEDPERITLLLARREGVLLAATTLVRVGRHAWYSYGASSTEGREHRGSNAVQWEMVRRSLAAGCEVYDLRGITDTIAESDPHFGLIQFKLGTGGEAVEYVGEWDLPLNRLLYKAFDTYMSRRG; translated from the coding sequence ATGCTGGTCCGACCCGTCCTCCGCGACGAGCACCTCGCCTTCGTGGCCGAGCGGGGCAGCGCGAGCTTCCTCCAGCTGCCCTCCTGGGCGGGCGTGAAGACGGAGTGGGGCTCGGAGTCGCTCGGCTGGTTCGACGACGCGGGCGTCCTGCGGGGCGTGGGCCTCGTGCTCCACCGCCGGCTGCCGAGGCTCGGGCGCTCCCTCGCGTACCTCCCCGAGGGGCCGGTGCTCGACTGGGCCGCGGTCGCCGCGGACCCGGCGGCGTGGCTCGACCCGCTGGTCGCGCACCTCAGGCGCAAGGGAGCCTTCGGCGTCCGCATGGGCCCGCCGGTCGTGACCCGCCGCTGGGGCGCCGACGTCCTCAAGGCGGCCATCGCCGCGGGTGGCGCGGGGCAGCTCGCCGACGTGGTGCCCACCAGCGTCGACGCTCTCGGTACGCAGCTGACGACCGCCCTGCGCGCCGCCGGCTGGCGCGCCCCCCAGTCCGGGCACGGCTTCCGCGCGGGCCAGCCGCAGTACGTCTTCCAGCTCCCGCTCGCCGGGCGCACCGAGGACGACGTGCTGCGCGGCTTCAACCAGCTGTGGCGCCGCAACATCAAGAAGGCCGAGAAGGCCGGCGTCACCGTCGAGACCGGCACGACCGCTGACCTGCCGGCGTTCCACGCGCTCTACGTCGAGACCGCGCGGCGGGACGGGTTCACGCCGCGGCCGCTGGCGTACTTCGAGCGGATGTTCCGTGCGATGGACGACGAGGACCCCGAGCGCATCACGCTGCTGCTCGCGCGCCGCGAGGGCGTGCTGCTCGCCGCCACGACGCTCGTCCGCGTCGGCCGCCACGCGTGGTACTCCTACGGCGCCTCCTCGACCGAGGGCCGCGAGCACCGCGGGTCCAACGCCGTGCAGTGGGAGATGGTGCGCCGCTCCCTCGCCGCGGGCTGCGAGGTCTACGACCTGCGCGGCATCACCGACACCATCGCCGAGTCCGACCCGCACTTCGGGCTGATCCAGTTCAAGCTGGGCACCGGTGGCGAGGCCGTGGAGTACGTCGGAGAGTGGGACCTGCCGCTGAACCGCTTGCTCTACAAGGCGTTCGACACCTACATGTCCCGGAGGGGATAG